GGAATCACCTTCCTCGAGACATACCCTTGTCCTTCAAATTTCTTCGTGGTCAGAGCCGCCTCCAAAATCACCTGAGAGCACAACCCCAGATCTCAAAGACACCGACGCTGACACTGAGCAGTAACAGCTTCTGGCAAATCACCGCTCCCCTTCCTGTGGCCAAGAAATCCTTGTGTCTCCTTAATGTCCCTTGTCATCTCATCTGTGTCACACTGGTCTCCTGGGGAGGTAGCAGCAGAGGACCCATTTCcacaggagggtggggctggctgacctGTGCCTGGGGGCCTAGGAGGCCCAGATGGGGCGCCTGTCGCACCTGGCCCTGAAGAGGATGgtccaggtggttctgatggCTCTGGTGGTTCCATCGTGAGCCCCGCCCCCTGCAGGAGTGTCTCTGACAGTGACCAAAGTCGTGACACCAAACATGGAACCCACGTCACACAATCCCATTTTTTCCATGGAATTTTCTCAACTTCAGTGTAAGATAAAAACCCCTGGGCTAGGACCTCTTGtgtcctgtagatttttcttaacttttctgaaaAGGGTCTTAGCAAAAgataaaaagtgagaaaactgacAAGCCTTGTTACCTCCTCCCTTCAAACCAACAGCCTACACAGGACACCCGCCCACACAGTAGTCTCCATGTGATCTTTGTCCGAAGGTGCtcagagcaaaggaaataaaccaaaTCAGACTTCCATCAGTAATGCTTTATGTTGATAAACCCAAGGCAGACTGGTTCACAAAATGATAGACTCTTATTTGCTGCCAATCCCAGAAAGTACGAATGTTGTAGTGTACAAGGGGGAccataaaaactgaaattatcttctgTCAGGTCATCCCCTTATaaagtacaggcttcccctactaggtgagtgttctaggaacccatctgtgtcagtgtaccagctggcgttgttgtgagaggctgtgtctggccacagtgatttttttttttttgaagactctttccaggtgtttgcccatttcatgagtGGTTTACCATTGCCCAGGCCCAAACCCACTGAGCTTTCAGCAGTTCctgacccaaaatggcatgacccccctggcccaccctccctctgcacccaatcttgcccccaaggaactttttttatttccctggatgaaaaaaaccCTTCAGGGAAACAcattgctgatgtggaagaggtgaaacaaaaaaacaacagaagcccTACAAGGCAtgaaaattgacaagttcaaaaatgtttggagcagtggaagaaaTACCTGGACCGGTGTACGCATCCGATGGAGAGGACTTGGacagtgactgaagtttaaacatgtaagaataaataccgtatttttcagaatataagAGACACttttcctcccagatttgggaggaaaatgggggtgcatcttatagtctgaatgtagcttacctggctgggggcggggcagggactgggcagaggtggagcagggtttttttccccctattttcctcctctaaaacctacgtatgtcttatggtctggtgcgccTTATACTCCAAAAAATAcgatacacaattttttataaataaattccggggaTCTTTTGTTGCCCCTTCATACGTTTGGGCTGAAACCGGAAGTGCATGGCAACAACGGACTCCAGCCACTTCAAACACTTTTCTCAGGTCACTCACAGAACTTGCGCAGACACTGGCCATTGCGGAGACCTGTCATAAGCAGGTCCCTAAAAACTTCCGAGATTGAAATCATCCCGTGCGTGTCTGAGTCCAATTCAGCTGAGGTCGGGACCAAGAGCGGAAACGTTTGCACATGTGCAGAAGCTAAAACACACACGTCTTCAACAACCAAGAGTGAAGAAAAGCATCAcgataaaaatgtttaaatcttttaacTAAATAGAAAGGGAAAGTGCTACAAATAAAAACTGGGGGACAGAGCTTAAAGAGTAGAGCAGTCTCCTTTAGACAGCACGCCAGTCCCCAGAATCTGTGAACATGTCCCTTGTTTGGCAGCAGGCAGGGACTCTGCAGGTGTGAAGAAGTTTAAGGCCCAGAGATGGGGAGAGTATCTGGATGGCCCAGGTGGGCCCAGTGGAATCCAGCCCCAAGCACCAAGGTTCTGGTTCCTGGGGCGCTCACGTGGGAGGATGGGAAGCAGCAGACAGGACAGCCAGGTGGCCCCGCCTCCCTAGACTTGGTCCTCTCTGAGCATCAAGCCCCAGCTGTGCCCAAGGGCTGACATTTGGCCCAGAATGGGCATCTTCTAACCTCTGGTCTTGCCTCCCTGTGACACTGCTCCACACGTCTCCGACATTGTGTGGACCACACTGTTGATGGTCTGGCCTTTGCTTTGTCCTGAGCAGAAACTCAGGCAGGCAGGTGAGCTGGGTGGGGTGACAGTCCAGAGGGTCTGTCCACCCTGGCTCACTGCCTGTCCCCACTGGGTACTCTGAATGATTTAGGGAAGGTTGCTCAGCTCTGGCTACAAGTCACCACCACCTGAGGAGGCTCTGAAACCACCCAGGTTCCTGAGCCCCGCCCTGACTGAGAGGGTCTGAGCTGGAGTCCAGCGTCTGAGCTCCTGAAAGTCCCCAGTGTTGGACTCGCTCATTCGTTCCTCTcctgtgcgtggggcagggccagggtgagGAACGCCATCCCCACAGGGGTGCTTCTGCTTGTTGCCCTACCTGGCAGAGGACAGGAGACAGCAGACACTCGTTTTCCATTTCACCCAAAGGGTCTGGAAGCTGGACTGGACTTGTCCCTTCCCTGAGGACAGTTCCTCTCTGTGTCCCGCCCAGCCTCAGTGATGCCTGTTCCTAAAGCCCCGCCCCACTCACCTGGGACAAAGAgcaggagcagaggtgggagcAGCCACATGGTCCTGGCGCTGCGCTCTCTCCCTGGGGACCATCAGATGCCAGTGCCTTCCAGGGATTTGAACAGACCCAGAGGGaaactgcctttgctctgtctaaatcattgttttttgtctttctcattgACTTCCCTTATTTGTTGTCTTCAGTTCCTTCCTAATTTCACTAAGTAGCGGAGAAGCAATGTCATCATTAACGAGTGTATGAGTGATGTGTCTCAATGACTAAGGTGAAGCAAAgcacccaggcctggccagggctccgCTTGCCAGTGAGTGTGCAGAGCTGAGAAGGTGGTGCCAGCACATGGGATTGGACGTGCAGCGGAGCCGCACAGAGGAGCTCAGAGCTGGGTCCCAGGCAGCAAGGGAGGTGCTCCCACTTTGGGAAGGATGCAGCACAGAGGTCTAACACTCAGCCTGGCAGCAGGAACTGTCCTGTCCCCAACCTGCCTCCAGGCAGCCCCCTCCACAGGGTATCTCAGATCCCCTGTCTGCCCtgtccctgtgcccctccctccggacagcctcctccctgccctgaatCACCCTGAAGCACCCAAGCCCAGTCTGTCCTGCTCTGAGCAGCTAAAACAGTAACCTCCTTTTGTTCTCAcacattgtctctctctctctctctctctctctctctctctctctctctctctctctctcacacacacacacacacacacacacacacacacacacactccctccctTTGAAACACAGGGTCTCAGGCACATTGTTTTAGGAAGAGAGACTGGGACCCTGAGACCTGCCTTTCTCAGCACCACAGCAACATGGTGCACAAGGGAAGAGCTATACTTGGACCAATGGCCATTGTAACTTGGACCTTAGGGTCAGCTCTGGCTCTCAGGCCCACACCAGTAAATGCCTGCAACACCGTGCCCGAGCTCCTCCGTGGCGCGTCGGGAAGCAGAGCCCACCTACCGACTGAATGTGCTGACGAGGCCCTGCTGAACAGGggctgcaaaccagctgcacagAGCTGCAGAGTGCGCTCTCCACATCCCAGCTCCGTCCTTGGGGAAGTGAAGCTCATAAGGTCACTTTGATTTAAGGCAGCATTTCAATACACGCACATGAAGGAAGTAGAGTCACAGAATTTATTACTTACAGATCTGGGAATGAGGTGACCGGGAGGCAGCAATTAGCCAGGCGAAGGGCAGTCCTCTGTCCCAGGTCACAGGGAGCAGGAGACAGAGCAGGGTCGCAAGCACCTGTTACTTACAAGGTGGTGGGGGCGAAGGTCATTAACTTTTCAAGGGTTCACCTCTCAGTGGTTATTTTAAAAGGTGCCCCGGAAAAGCAAAGCAGGGTGTTAGGGCAGGAGACCTCAGTTCAAGTCTTCAGCTGAACAGCCAGCCCctgggtgggagcagggtggtCTCGCTGCAGAATGCCTGGGCAGCGACTCAGAGGAACCCGTTGTCTTTCCCTCAGGTTGGTTGGTAATCATGCAGGGCCACGGTGAGCATGCGTTCCTTCTGACTGAGGTACAcagccctcctcttccccttctgctcTGCTCCAGGGCTCTGGACAAGGACAGTGCAGCCGCTCCCGTCAACTCCCTCACACCACTGCTCCACGTGGCTCTCCCACAGCTGGCCATAGTGGCACTGGGCAATCACTTGTCAAGGAgaaagcagagggaaggaaataatgaagaaaagagcaaaaatgaatgaaacaggaAGTAAATACACGATAGAGAAGATCAACAAAGCCAAcaactgtttgtttatttttttctatttcatgccCCGGCAAGGTATTCACGATAGAAAGAGACGAGCTCAAAATAACCAATAATGGGAATGAAAGGGGACATCACCACACAACTTGCATATTTGAAAAGACAAAGGCACATAAAGTAATAAGAGGAAAAGATAGTAAAAGGATATCAAAACAAGTTTATGTCAATGTAGTTGAAATTAAGATGAAATaacaaattcttagaaaaataatgtacTAGAATTAGcgcaaaaagaaacagaaaacacaaataatcCTACAGCTATCTAAATGACTCAAATCTATTATTCAAggcctccccccaaaaaaatgcCAGGTTTACACAGCTTTAATAAAGAGTTTCctggcttccggccaagatagaggcatcaGTGGATACAtgttgcctcctcacacaaccaaaagaaggacaacaacaaatttaaaaacaaaaaacaaccagaactcccagaaaactgaactatatggaagtccaacaaccaaagagttaaagaagaaacattcatccagactggtaggaggagcagacacaggcagccaggtggagaggacacatggcaaggtggtggctggaggaccgggaGGTCGCACACTTGcctgtggataaactgggagggaaaactggggagcaagacagacgcgaaacccagggttccagtgccagaaaagaaagcctcaaaacctctggctgtaaagacTTGTGTGGGTtgtgatggcaggagaaactcccagcctcacaggagagttcgttggagagacccacagggtcctagaacatatacaaacccacccacctggggatcagccccagaagggcccaatttgcttgtgggtagtgggggaagtgactgaaactgggacgagagcagagcaagtggcattgttccctctcagacccctcccccacatacagagccacaacacagtgatgtggttgccccaccctgtcaaatacccaaggctccacccctgTCAATGTATCAggcatgccgagacaaaaaaaatacggccctaatgaaagaacagatcaaaactccagaaaagaattaatcagcaaagagatagccaacctatctgatgcagagttgaaaacactggtaatcagggtgctcacacaAATGGCTGAGCATGGttgcaaaaaaagaggaaaaagtaaaggctatgcaaagtgaaataatgaaaaatatagggggaaccaagagtgaaagggaggaaactgggactcagatcaatgatttggagcagaaagaataataaacattcaaccagaacagaatgaagaaataagaattcaaaaaaatgaggagaggcttaggaacctccgggacaactttaaatgttccaacatccaaatcataggcatgccagaaggagaagaagaagagaaagaaattgaaaatttatttgaaaaaataatggagaacttccctaatctggcaaaggaaatagacttccaggaagtccaggaagctcagagagtcccaaaaaagttggacccaaggaagcacacaccaaggcacctcataattacattacccaagattaaagataagagagaatcttaaaagcagcacgaGAAAAGgagataattacctacaaggagtgcccattagactatcagctgatttctcaaaagaaaccttatgggaaagaaggggctggaaaggagtttTGGAAATCAtaagaggcaaggacctacatccaagatgacgctatccagcaaggctatcatttagaatggaaaggcagataaagggcttcccagataaggtcaagttaaaggagttcatttccCCCAAGCCCTTATGCCATGTTAaggggacttttctaagaaaaagaagataaaaattatgaacagtaaaatgacagcaaactcataactatcaacaactgaacctaaaaaagaaaagaaaagaaaagcaaactaagcaaacaactagaacaggaacagaatcacagaaatggagatcacatggagggttatcagcaggaagggggaaaggaaggggaagaatggggggaaaaggtacaggaaataagaagcataaatggtaggtacaaaatagacagggagaggttaagaataataggaaacagagaagccaaagaacttctatgtacgacccatggacatgaatgaagaTGAGGAAATGCTagtggaggggggtgcagggcagaggggaataaatgggccaactgtaatagaataatcaacaaaatatactttaaaaaaaagagtttcctAAACATTTAAGGAAGGAATGTTTATCATACAAAAAATTCTGAAGCGGAAGAAGATGCAACCCCAAGTCCAATGACTGAGAATAGCATAACCGTGGTGCCCAACTTGGCACGGGTGGGCGGGAAAGAAATATGGACAAACACCAGCCACGAGCATGAACACATGTCTGGAACAAAAACTCAGCCAAGAGGAACCCAGGGACATATAAGAAGGATAATGAATTACCACCAGGTCCCGCTTATGCCATGAATACAAAAGATGACCATTGCAAAATAAAAGTGtaatgaatataccacatttacAGAGTAAAAAAGAATAATCACGTGATTATTggaacagacacagaaaaaaggATTTGATAGAATTCAACAGCCCTTTGACTCGGAGACCTTTCTAGACCCTGGGGTTAACCACCGCTCCTCCACGGTGCTAGACCCCTTGCCCCTGAGACCAGATATGGGAGCAGGGACCAGAGCAGCAGCTATGAGTCCCAACTCCAAACTCCACAAACCGCAGGGACACCTGGACACCAAGGTGCCAGGACAGCACTGGCAGGAACTGGATTCTCTGGGTCCCACCAAGGAGGGTCCCTGTGGCCCCCAGGCTGAACCGGGACCATCACCGCGATCTCTCTAGACAACAGGCCAGGCACGGAGCTGTGCGGAGAAACTCAGTGTGCCCAGAAAGGCCTGGCCCCGTCCCAGAAGAGCCCTCAGAACCCAAGAGCCACTAAGAGATACCCTGCCCCTCTAAACCCACATGAGCTGCAGGTCCATGAGGCCTCAGGACTCAGCCACCCTCTGTGACAGTTCCTTCTGAGTGAGCACAATCCCTGGACAGGGACCTCAAGGACCAGGACAGAGCAgtccctgaagtcacacagccacaCATACACAGTCTCTTACCTGGGCCAATGGTCACTTTAACTGGGACCCCATGGTCAGTTCCACTTTTCTCAATCCCACACCAGTAAGTGTCTGTATCCTCCCGCCTGAGCTTCTCCATGGTCACGGTGAACACGTGGCTGGTCTGATTGTCCCTGATGGACACACGGTCCTCCTTCACCTCCCACTCTGATGCAGCAGTTCTAACAAGGATCTTGCAGTCACTCCACTCAGCTCCTTGACACCAGTACTTCACGTAGGGCTCCCACCCAGGTTCATAGTGACACTGCACGGTCAGCCAGCCCTGCTCAGGGCCTGTCACTTCCTCTGGACCCCTTATGGCAGCTGATGAGCCTGGAAAACACAAACCCATGTGCCTGTTACCTTTTCCCCACCCTCACTCTGAAGGCAGGGCCACAGCCTCCTGCACGGTGACAGCCCAATAAGTCCACGTGCCTGGTGAGAGATATAGAGTCCAGGGAGGAATCGTCTTCCTCGAGAAAGACTTTTGTCCTTCAAATTTCCACATGGTCAGAGCTGCCTCCAAAATCACCCGAGAGCACAACCCCAGATCTCAATGACACCGACACTGACACTGAGCAGTAACAGCTTCTGGCAaatcacccctcccctccctgtgaccAAGAAATCCTTGTGTCTCCTTAAT
This window of the Desmodus rotundus isolate HL8 chromosome 9, HLdesRot8A.1, whole genome shotgun sequence genome carries:
- the LOC112298823 gene encoding CMRF35-like molecule 5 — encoded protein: MWLLPPLLLLFVPGSSAAIRGPEEVTGPEQGWLTVQCHYEPGWEPYVKYWCQGAEWSDCKILVRTAASEWEVKEDRVSIRDNQTSHVFTVTMEKLRREDTDTYWCGIEKSGTDHGVPVKVTIGPVIAQCHYGQLWESHVEQWCEGVDGSGCTVLVQSPGAEQKGKRRAVYLSQKERMLTVALHDYQPT